The Saccharomyces mikatae IFO 1815 strain IFO1815 genome assembly, chromosome: 15 DNA window ACTTGTATGTCATCAAGGCTTTGCAATCCTTGACTTCCAAGGGCTATGTCAAGACCCAATTCTCATGGCAATACTATTACTACACTTTGACTGAAGAAGGTGTTGAATATTTGAGGGAATACTTGAACTTGCCAGAACACATTGTTCCAGGTACTTAcattcaagaaagaaaccCAACTCAAAGACCACAAAGAAGATATTAAGAAATCCGTAAGTCCAATtgaattttccttttgtaaCATTCTTCTGGTTCTATATATCTAGGTTTATACTTTGATGTGTTGTATTTTCAATTACATTGAACttatgtatattttttaattaatAAAGTGAAATCAAAAGCAAAGTCATAATTGGCGCGCAGACGATTTGTACGGTGCTGCCATCATTGAGAGCAATTGGCCAGTGCTCCTTTTATACATTCTATAGATTGCCTGTAACTTTCATGGATCGGAAAGTACACGAATTTATAAATATCTGTGAACTGAACATCATCTTTCGTTTCTCATGCTGATTAAACACTTTTTCGAGATCACCCTACCCTACgcataaaaaattttccaggCGATGAGATGAGCCTACAACAAAAAAGTGTGCTAATTCATTAATCCTTCCTTGGTCAGTTTTCACATCGTACACTGAGTAGCATACCCAGACAGAATATACATATACCATTTTAGATGTCAGCAGAAGATTACAAGAATTTACCAGTCACAGTTGAAAAGCCTATTCCAGTAGTATATGATTTAGGTAACCTGGCAGCTTTCGACAGCAACGTTCTGGATAAAAACGATTTGGATTCATCGAATGCTAAGcgtgaagaaaaaataaagagccTTACTCGTGACAATGTTCAGCTACTAATCAATCAACTGTTATCTCTACCTATGAAGACAACAACGGAGTCCGCTGGTGGCACCAGCGGTCAAAGTTCCGTAATGACCTTACTACAACTCCCTGGTGCTACCACGGAATTACCAAGAGAGAAGCCATTACCAAAGGCTAAAGCTATGACTAAGTGGGAAAAGTTTGCAGCTAAGAAGGGTATCAAGCCAAAGGAAAGAGCAGGTAAGATGGTTTATGATGAAGCAGCTGGTGAATGGGTTCCAAAATGGGGTTACAAAGGTGCTAATAAGAAGTTAGACGACCAATGGCTAGTGGAAGTTGACGATAAAGTAAAAGGAACTGAAAACGAATTGATTGATCCAAGAACTTTGAATAGAGCAGAAAGAAAACGCTTAGTTAAGAAGAACGACAAACAACAAAGGAGAAATATGAAGAATGCCTTGTGATAGTAAAGGACGTTGTTGTCTTCTACTTGTGTCTTCAATCAGTTCGTTAATCTTTTTCGATCTATAGCATAACCTCATACATACGTATCCTTACATTTATAGTATTTTTAAGCAAATTGTAAATtagaaaaatatcaaaattcCGTTTTATATTTCGATATTCTTTTCCGCCATATTCCAGGATCAAGATTCAGTAAAATATTGACGATATCAGCAAGTGTCGAAACATCTAGCTAGCAGAGTTCTTCGTGTTGTAATGACAGGACTAAATGATTACAGTTCGATGATTGATATCGTACTTTCTGATATGGATTTGGAATCAGTCACAACTAAAAAGGTTAGAAGGTCTTTGAAAGAGGTATATGCAGTTGACGTTGAATCACAGGGAAAAGACATTAATAAATTAATCAGAAAACGCTTGGAATGTGTGAAAGAAAGGCCTCCCTCTAAAAGATCTCTTCAAGATTTACTGAGGGAGAACGCCATTTTGGCGATGGACCTTACAAAGGATATGACTATAAACAGACgattatttgaagaagaggaaagaaatgataataagACAAACGATAAttataataaaagaaaaaagggcGCTGTCAGTAAGTCACCTATCTCAACGCAAAAAGTTGcattatcaaaatctttGGTGCACCTGCTGGGAGAGACTCGGCTGACTAGAACTGAAGTGGTACGACGAATCTGGGCATATATTAAAGAGCATAACCTACAGAATCCtaacaacaagaaagaaatattgtGTGACGATAATCTTGGGTTGATATTTGGCGAAAGTACTGATATGTTTGAAATGCACAAAACTTTGGTAAGTCATATGACGGATCCCAATAAAACAAGTGACCAGCAGCCTCTAGTCCAAGCTGTCCacaaaaaagagaaactcGGCGCTTCAGATTCAGAGAAACCTGATGAAAAGGACATATGATTGATGGAAATCATTGTGATTTCGGGGGTGTCCAAAGCTGCTTGCTTAAAGTAGCGACTAGAAAACAAGATATCTTCCACTTTTATGATTTTAGTTTGCCTTATTTTTTCGGTAACTGACTTCAATTTGTAACGTCAACATTCCCGTTGAAAATACACATGAatacataaatatatatcaCCTCAGTAGAGAGCGTAAAGGTAAATACCACTGCTCCTCTTTAGACATCAGtaactttcttttaatcTCGGGAGTTAAGTCAGCATTCCACAAGGCTTTTAAAGCTAGCGCGAAACTTATGAATCGAACAGTCTCTACACTGTCATCTATTGTTACTGATGCATCCGTGGAAATACCATCAATATCTAACATCATTAATACCGAATTACCTATATCGGACGTCTATTATTACACTCTGAAACTCATTTTATTAGATTACATCAATGAACCGCGCTTTAGAGACACAGTTTTACAATCGAATAAAACAATAACTTCAAGAGTTCTATCTGACAAAACAAATCATCAACAAGTACAacatggaaagaaaatattggTTGATAAGCAAGACGACATGTCAGAACGTGATATAGTACAAGCAACTTTACGGATAATGAAAGGAAAGTTGGCACAATTATCAGGTAATAAGAGCTTGGCGCCGAATGAGATGCATTGGAAAAGTATTGTGAAAATGTACTATAGCATACTTGATTCTTCTAATGCAGACacctttttgaagatgagTCAAATGGAAGAAGTGGTTGGATATTTCACGAATATCGCCAGTAatgaactaaaaaaaatgaccGTTGAGAATTCACGTGAGGAATTGTTCAGTGAAGttgctttttttatagATCTGATAATTGATGTACTTCCAGATAGTTGTGCAAATATTATAAAGAGACTGCTTGATTATAAGattaatatcaaaaaaggTGAGAAGacagcaaaaaaaaaaagagttaCTTCCCCGGCAGCAGTTCCTCAATATAGAAGTATTTCTGGCAGCACAATCAATGATAAACAACCTTCTTTCAAAGTCCAAGATATCTCGCATATGAAGTACTTTATGCAGTTGTTCGAAATAgacgaaaagaaacttcAACAAGATGTAATAGCGGTTAAGGACGATTCTACAAATCCCATTTTTTGCGGTGAACTAAGATATcttagaaagaaaattaagaAGGATAATGGTTTTTTGACTGCATCT harbors:
- the RRS1 gene encoding ribosome biogenesis protein RRS1 (similar to Saccharomyces cerevisiae RRS1 (YOR294W); ancestral locus Anc_8.763), with protein sequence MSAEDYKNLPVTVEKPIPVVYDLGNLAAFDSNVLDKNDLDSSNAKREEKIKSLTRDNVQLLINQLLSLPMKTTTESAGGTSGQSSVMTLLQLPGATTELPREKPLPKAKAMTKWEKFAAKKGIKPKERAGKMVYDEAAGEWVPKWGYKGANKKLDDQWLVEVDDKVKGTENELIDPRTLNRAERKRLVKKNDKQQRRNMKNAL
- the RPS10A gene encoding 40S ribosomal protein eS10 (similar to Saccharomyces cerevisiae RPS10B (YMR230W) and RPS10A (YOR293W); ancestral locus Anc_8.760), producing the protein MLMPKQDRNKIHQYLFQEGVVVAKKDFNQAKHEEIDTKNLYVIKALQSLTSKGYVKTQFSWQYYYYTLTEEGVEYLREYLNLPEHIVPGTYIQERNPTQRPQRRY
- the UAF30 gene encoding Uaf30p (similar to Saccharomyces cerevisiae TRI1 (YMR233W) and UAF30 (YOR295W); ancestral locus Anc_8.764), encoding MTGLNDYSSMIDIVLSDMDLESVTTKKVRRSLKEVYAVDVESQGKDINKLIRKRLECVKERPPSKRSLQDLLRENAILAMDLTKDMTINRRLFEEEERNDNKTNDNYNKRKKGAVSKSPISTQKVALSKSLVHLLGETRLTRTEVVRRIWAYIKEHNLQNPNNKKEILCDDNLGLIFGESTDMFEMHKTLVSHMTDPNKTSDQQPLVQAVHKKEKLGASDSEKPDEKDI